A portion of the Rahnella variigena genome contains these proteins:
- a CDS encoding helix-turn-helix domain-containing protein, producing MNNRDWHQADIIAGLRKKGTTMAAVSRAAGLSSSTLSNALSRPWPKGEMLIAQALDIHPSAIWPSRYFDPNTRELIQRKVRSAGGM from the coding sequence ATGAATAATCGCGACTGGCATCAGGCCGATATCATTGCCGGATTACGTAAGAAAGGTACAACGATGGCCGCCGTATCCCGCGCTGCCGGTCTGAGTTCCTCGACACTGTCTAACGCACTTTCAAGACCCTGGCCGAAAGGCGAAATGCTTATTGCGCAGGCATTGGATATACACCCGAGCGCCATCTGGCCAAGCCGGTATTTCGACCCAAACACGCGTGAACTTATTCAGCGGAAGGTGAGATCTGCGGGCGGCATGTAG
- a CDS encoding putative quinol monooxygenase encodes MKNILIFTLALSSAVAAQERITPAAPVFSIFELGIQQGKTATYEEMAKKNITASIADQAGTLGMYSIRQKANVNIAYMVEIYADNDAYKKHLESPQYKAFIQNTPDIIEPNHKRKIDTVPQFLGDKKVVQNDATINNFVIVDVKPEFSQAFKDIVLPEMVESLKVEDGVLAMYAATDKENSNRWYFYEIYASTAAYEAHRQTPHFIHYLKQTANMTTNKEAVSVSPDLLLNKGGLRFTRP; translated from the coding sequence ATGAAAAACATCCTTATTTTTACTCTTGCGCTGAGCAGCGCGGTTGCCGCTCAGGAACGGATCACGCCTGCGGCTCCCGTTTTTTCTATTTTTGAGCTGGGTATTCAGCAAGGAAAAACGGCCACTTACGAAGAGATGGCAAAAAAGAATATTACGGCCTCCATCGCTGACCAAGCGGGAACGCTGGGCATGTATTCCATCAGGCAGAAAGCCAACGTGAATATTGCTTATATGGTGGAAATTTACGCAGACAATGATGCTTATAAAAAGCATCTTGAGTCCCCACAATATAAAGCTTTTATTCAGAACACCCCGGATATTATTGAACCGAATCACAAGCGTAAGATCGATACTGTCCCTCAGTTTCTGGGCGATAAAAAAGTGGTACAAAATGATGCAACGATAAACAACTTCGTTATCGTCGATGTGAAACCTGAATTCAGCCAGGCCTTTAAAGACATCGTTCTTCCCGAAATGGTGGAGTCGCTTAAAGTGGAAGATGGCGTACTGGCAATGTATGCAGCAACCGATAAAGAAAACAGCAACCGCTGGTATTTCTACGAGATCTACGCCAGTACAGCGGCTTATGAGGCGCACCGCCAGACCCCGCATTTCATCCACTACCTGAAACAAACAGCAAATATGACGACCAATAAAGAAGCCGTGTCCGTAAGCCCGGACCTTCTGCTGAACAAAGGGGGTTTAAGATTTACAAGGCCGTAA
- a CDS encoding aldo/keto reductase yields the protein MEYINLGRTGLKVSRLCLGCMSYGEPDRLPQPWSLGEDDSRPLIRQALEAGINFFDTANVYSGGSSEEIVGRAIRDMAKRDEVVIATKAFFPLRNAPNNGFLSRKALFQAIDDSLSRLGMDYVDLYQIHRFDHSTPVEETMEALHDIVKAGKVRYIGASSMEAWRFAKMQHTAEKNGWTRFVSMQPQYNLLYREEEREMLPQCLDQGVGVIPWSPMARGRLTRDWDENTTRSENDAFALKMYQNAAELDKPVVDVVARIAQKHGISRAHIALAWLLSKPVITAPIVGATKPAHLAEAIGALNFRLSTTEIEELEAPYLPHPVDGVIPPLPAAAPALTPPCGI from the coding sequence ATGGAATATATCAATTTAGGCCGTACCGGACTGAAGGTCAGCAGGCTGTGTCTCGGATGTATGAGCTACGGTGAACCCGACCGGTTGCCGCAGCCCTGGTCGCTGGGAGAGGATGATTCACGTCCGCTGATCAGGCAGGCACTCGAGGCGGGCATCAATTTCTTCGATACCGCGAACGTTTATTCCGGCGGCAGTTCGGAAGAGATTGTCGGGCGCGCCATCCGCGATATGGCAAAGCGAGATGAAGTGGTGATTGCCACCAAAGCGTTTTTCCCGTTGCGCAATGCGCCGAATAACGGTTTTCTGTCGCGCAAGGCGTTGTTTCAGGCAATTGATGACAGCCTCAGTCGCCTGGGTATGGATTATGTTGACCTCTATCAGATCCATCGTTTTGACCACAGTACGCCGGTTGAGGAAACGATGGAAGCTCTGCATGACATCGTGAAAGCGGGCAAAGTGCGTTATATCGGCGCTTCATCGATGGAGGCATGGCGGTTTGCCAAAATGCAGCATACCGCGGAGAAAAATGGCTGGACGCGTTTCGTGTCCATGCAGCCGCAGTACAATCTTCTATATCGGGAAGAAGAGCGCGAAATGTTGCCGCAATGTCTGGATCAGGGCGTGGGTGTTATCCCCTGGAGTCCGATGGCTCGCGGGCGGCTGACGCGTGACTGGGATGAGAACACTACACGCAGCGAAAACGACGCCTTTGCGCTGAAAATGTACCAGAACGCCGCCGAACTGGATAAGCCGGTTGTGGATGTGGTGGCGCGTATTGCTCAGAAGCATGGCATATCCCGTGCACACATAGCACTTGCCTGGCTGCTGTCGAAACCGGTGATCACCGCACCCATTGTCGGTGCGACGAAACCTGCACATCTTGCTGAAGCCATTGGTGCGTTAAACTTCCGGCTGAGTACTACAGAAATTGAAGAACTTGAAGCGCCTTATCTGCCACACCCTGTCGATGGCGTGATCCCGCCGCTGCCTGCCGCAGCCCCCGCGCTGACCCCGCCTTGCGGAATTTAA
- a CDS encoding LysR family transcriptional regulator, whose amino-acid sequence MQTNRSDVADLIYFLAIARHRSFSRAAVEMGVSASALSHALKGLESRLGVRLLNRTTKSVTLTTAGEALATSVGQPFEAIDNALETLNRFRDTPSGRIRINAAVEAANLLIAPVIPAFMARYPDVEIDLVASNRLIDVTDAGFDAGIRYGGTVPEDMIARRLSADIRWVIAASPDYLARSGTPEHPDDLMNHRCISNRLGDDRIYRWELERNGEALQITVPGSVTVDQAQTGLVAVLGGAGLMYLPEPLVAPYVQDGRLRLVLTDWAPAGEGFYIYYSSRRQLPTGLRLLIDFIREVRPLGL is encoded by the coding sequence ATGCAAACCAACCGCTCTGACGTGGCCGATCTGATTTACTTTCTGGCTATTGCCCGGCACCGCAGTTTTAGTCGCGCGGCAGTTGAAATGGGTGTCAGTGCGTCGGCGCTGAGCCACGCGCTGAAAGGGCTGGAGAGCCGTCTGGGTGTCCGGTTACTTAACCGCACGACTAAAAGCGTGACCCTGACGACCGCCGGTGAAGCACTGGCAACGTCGGTGGGGCAGCCGTTTGAGGCGATTGATAACGCGCTCGAGACACTCAACAGGTTTCGCGATACGCCGAGCGGCCGGATCCGCATTAATGCAGCGGTTGAAGCCGCGAACCTTTTGATTGCTCCGGTCATTCCGGCATTTATGGCGCGCTACCCTGATGTGGAAATTGATCTCGTGGCCAGCAACCGGCTGATCGATGTCACCGATGCCGGATTTGACGCCGGTATCCGTTATGGGGGCACTGTGCCTGAAGACATGATTGCCCGGCGGCTTTCGGCGGATATCCGTTGGGTGATCGCCGCTTCCCCTGATTATCTGGCGCGGTCCGGCACACCTGAACATCCTGACGACCTGATGAACCACCGTTGCATCAGCAATCGCCTTGGCGATGACCGCATTTACCGCTGGGAGCTGGAACGTAATGGCGAGGCTCTGCAGATCACCGTACCGGGATCGGTTACGGTCGATCAGGCCCAGACCGGGCTGGTTGCAGTGCTCGGCGGGGCTGGTCTGATGTATTTGCCGGAGCCACTTGTCGCCCCTTATGTGCAAGACGGGCGTCTCCGGCTGGTGCTGACAGACTGGGCGCCAGCCGGAGAAGGGTTCTACATTTACTATTCCAGCCGCCGGCAGTTGCCAACGGGATTACGCCTGCTGATTGATTTTATCCGTGAAGTCAGGCCTCTGGGTTTGTAG
- a CDS encoding autotransporter domain-containing protein translates to MTRHRRATGHFARFVCAFLLLSLFSVSQAIAQSAGCTALNNRTFSTANFSTQAYQASQFDTSDTLTLTFSDSGAGVNSEMTDTDSFGLTNYAQSTFSTYYVTGGTAGTHSYTVTGSQLASAGVRFRITTSHGYLSPLSVSCTSPVSASTDASLTALSLSTGSLSPTFSSGTTSYSATVANNVTSITLTPVTTDSTATVKVNGTSVTSGSASGAIPLSEGSNTITVTVTAADGTTTSGYSVQVQRNGLAPVAGSASASVAFNSSNNTIALPLSGGAATLVAQGAAPAHGSVVFSGSTALYTPLQNYFGADTFTYTASNNWGTSAPATVSVNVAAPVITLSPVTLPSATSGTAYSQTLTATGGSGSYQFTTGDALPAGLTLALNGEISGTPTATGSFNVTVVAHDTANAATGNQSYTITVNGQAPVAGVVSTTVAGNSSNNAIVPALSGGVAASVTVTTAPLHGTATASGTSLSYTPAPGYSGTDSFTYTASNNWGTSSAATVNVTVASVTLGFTPASGALPAATAGTPWSQIITASNGNAPYTYSASGLPAGLSVSASTGEISGTPAASGTYAIQVSAADSHGITGTVNYALTVSGQAPVVSAVSSSVAANTSENLIEPLLSGGAVTSLAIVQQPAHGTARIQNLKIRYTPVAGYSGSDSFIYNASNSFGAAQATVTLNITAVSLAFTPASGALTDGRAGKPYRQTFSVTGGTAPYQYRVSGTLPAGLTLSGDTLSGTPSASGNNSFTLIATDASGVTAQVAYTLNINSAQPVGVSHAASVLAGKSVRVNLTENATGGPFTGARLVDSPAVTLGSAALEQSDNSIYFDFQAAAQASGTVVLRYVLLTQDSQSAPATVTLTIAGRPDPSKDPDVLGLVSAQIQSAQNFARAQIRNFGDRLETLHNPASARSDMNGIRFNMPASKKERGNDDTLWDTAWEHNRPQPELPQLTDKNAAQHPLNGANSRINYWTGGFVDFGHSGKDSVSFSHTLVGISTGADYQFTPTFTAGMGIGFGRDVSDIGDSGSRSNGRSISSALYGSYHPSRFFIDGLLGYSRLDYDSRRYVTEMDQFARGDRGGYQVFGALTSGYDYRLPDLLISPYGRLQLSRTRLDSYTESSADAYDLAFASQVLNDVTGALGVRTQYALPLTWSVLRWQSRFEYTQAFSDPGRARLGYADSGNDTWSADVYGDSQENLVLGMGLDFLLPHNITPGIAYQGTLGLDEARSRSQMIMIRVNIGF, encoded by the coding sequence ATGACTCGCCATCGCCGCGCGACCGGGCACTTTGCCCGTTTTGTCTGCGCTTTTCTTTTGTTATCACTCTTTTCGGTATCCCAGGCCATTGCTCAATCGGCAGGGTGTACGGCGCTGAATAACCGCACGTTTTCTACCGCGAACTTTTCAACTCAGGCTTATCAGGCCAGTCAGTTTGATACCAGTGATACCTTAACGCTGACGTTTTCAGATTCTGGCGCCGGTGTGAACAGCGAGATGACAGATACGGACAGCTTCGGCCTGACGAATTATGCGCAGTCGACATTCTCAACCTACTACGTCACCGGCGGCACGGCAGGTACTCATTCTTACACCGTGACAGGGTCACAACTGGCGAGTGCGGGAGTTCGCTTTCGCATCACCACCAGCCACGGCTACCTGAGCCCTCTCAGCGTTTCCTGTACCTCACCGGTCAGCGCATCCACCGATGCCAGCCTCACGGCGCTGTCACTTTCAACCGGTTCGCTTTCCCCGACCTTTTCCAGCGGGACAACCTCTTACAGCGCAACCGTCGCCAATAACGTGACCAGCATTACGCTGACACCAGTGACCACCGACAGCACCGCAACCGTAAAAGTGAATGGAACTTCCGTCACTTCCGGCAGTGCGTCAGGGGCGATCCCGTTAAGTGAAGGCAGTAACACGATCACCGTCACCGTGACGGCTGCCGACGGCACCACCACGTCCGGCTATTCTGTTCAGGTTCAACGCAACGGTTTAGCACCGGTCGCCGGTTCTGCCAGCGCCAGCGTAGCGTTTAACAGCAGTAATAATACGATTGCCCTGCCCCTTTCCGGTGGCGCAGCGACATTGGTGGCACAGGGTGCGGCACCTGCACACGGTTCGGTCGTATTCTCAGGCTCAACTGCCCTTTATACGCCGCTGCAAAACTATTTCGGTGCGGACACTTTCACGTATACCGCCAGCAACAACTGGGGCACATCCGCACCAGCGACCGTCAGCGTGAATGTCGCAGCACCGGTGATTACGCTGTCGCCTGTCACCTTACCTTCTGCCACATCCGGCACCGCTTACAGCCAGACACTGACGGCAACCGGCGGGTCAGGCAGCTATCAGTTCACGACCGGGGATGCGTTACCTGCCGGATTAACACTGGCATTGAATGGCGAAATTTCGGGAACGCCGACTGCAACGGGCAGCTTTAACGTTACCGTCGTGGCGCACGATACGGCGAATGCTGCCACCGGAAACCAAAGCTATACGATAACCGTTAACGGGCAGGCACCGGTCGCGGGTGTAGTCAGCACCACAGTTGCCGGTAACAGCAGCAACAATGCCATTGTGCCGGCGCTTTCAGGCGGCGTCGCAGCGTCAGTCACCGTTACGACCGCACCGCTTCACGGCACGGCAACGGCTTCGGGTACCTCACTGAGTTACACCCCTGCGCCCGGATATTCAGGTACCGACAGTTTCACTTATACCGCCAGCAATAACTGGGGAACTTCATCCGCTGCAACGGTGAATGTAACCGTAGCCAGCGTGACGCTCGGCTTCACGCCTGCGAGCGGCGCATTACCCGCAGCCACCGCAGGTACGCCGTGGTCGCAGATCATTACTGCCAGCAACGGCAACGCTCCATACACCTACAGCGCATCCGGCCTGCCTGCCGGACTCTCCGTCAGCGCCAGCACGGGTGAGATTTCCGGTACGCCCGCCGCTTCCGGCACTTATGCCATTCAGGTGAGTGCCGCGGACAGTCACGGGATCACCGGCACCGTAAACTACGCACTGACCGTTTCCGGACAGGCACCGGTGGTCAGTGCGGTATCCTCGAGCGTGGCGGCCAATACCAGTGAGAATCTGATCGAGCCGTTGCTGTCGGGCGGCGCAGTCACGTCACTGGCGATTGTGCAGCAACCCGCACACGGCACGGCGCGCATCCAGAACCTAAAAATTCGATATACGCCAGTCGCAGGTTATTCCGGTAGTGACAGTTTCATTTACAACGCTTCCAACAGTTTTGGCGCAGCACAGGCGACGGTCACGCTGAATATCACTGCCGTATCGCTGGCCTTTACGCCTGCCAGCGGCGCGTTGACCGATGGTCGCGCAGGCAAGCCTTATCGTCAGACGTTCAGCGTAACCGGCGGCACGGCACCGTATCAGTACCGCGTGTCAGGGACATTGCCTGCCGGATTAACACTGAGCGGCGACACCCTGAGCGGAACCCCTTCCGCATCGGGAAACAACAGCTTTACGTTGATCGCCACCGACGCCAGCGGCGTAACGGCTCAGGTCGCGTACACGCTAAACATTAACAGCGCGCAGCCGGTGGGCGTCAGCCATGCGGCCTCCGTTCTGGCTGGCAAATCCGTGCGGGTAAACCTGACAGAAAATGCCACCGGCGGGCCGTTCACTGGTGCGCGTCTCGTCGATTCTCCGGCGGTAACGCTCGGCAGTGCGGCACTGGAGCAAAGCGACAACAGTATTTATTTCGACTTCCAGGCTGCGGCTCAGGCTTCCGGCACGGTGGTACTGCGTTATGTGCTGCTGACGCAAGACTCGCAATCTGCGCCAGCGACCGTGACGCTGACCATCGCCGGACGTCCTGACCCGTCCAAAGATCCGGATGTGCTCGGCCTGGTCAGCGCGCAGATTCAGTCGGCGCAAAATTTCGCGCGTGCGCAAATCCGCAACTTCGGCGATCGTCTGGAAACGCTGCACAACCCGGCCAGTGCGCGCAGCGATATGAACGGCATCCGTTTCAATATGCCAGCGTCTAAAAAGGAACGCGGCAACGATGACACGCTGTGGGACACCGCGTGGGAGCACAATCGTCCGCAGCCTGAACTGCCGCAACTGACCGATAAAAACGCCGCGCAGCATCCGCTTAATGGTGCGAACTCGCGTATCAATTACTGGACCGGCGGATTTGTTGACTTCGGCCACTCGGGGAAAGACAGTGTGAGTTTCAGTCACACGCTGGTCGGCATCAGCACCGGCGCGGACTATCAGTTCACCCCGACTTTCACCGCAGGTATGGGGATTGGTTTTGGCAGAGACGTTAGCGATATCGGTGACAGCGGTTCCCGCAGCAACGGTCGATCCATCAGCTCGGCGCTTTATGGCAGCTATCATCCCAGCCGTTTCTTTATCGATGGTTTGCTCGGATACAGCCGTCTGGACTACGACAGCCGTCGTTATGTGACAGAAATGGATCAATTCGCCCGCGGCGACCGTGGCGGTTATCAGGTATTTGGGGCTCTGACATCGGGTTATGACTATCGTCTGCCCGACCTGCTGATTTCGCCATACGGACGCCTGCAATTGTCTCGCACCCGGCTCGACAGCTACACGGAATCCAGCGCCGATGCCTACGATCTGGCTTTCGCCTCCCAGGTGCTGAATGATGTGACCGGCGCGCTCGGCGTTCGCACCCAATACGCACTGCCACTGACGTGGTCGGTGCTGCGCTGGCAAAGTCGTTTCGAATACACGCAGGCTTTCAGCGATCCGGGCCGCGCCCGTCTGGGTTACGCCGATTCCGGCAATGATACGTGGAGTGCGGATGTCTACGGCGACAGTCAGGAAAATCTGGTGTTAGGCATGGGGCTGGATTTCCTGCTGCCGCATAACATCACGCCGGGCATCGCCTATCAGGGCACGCTCGGGCTGGATGAAGCACGCAGCCGCTCACAAATGATCATGATCCGGGTGAACATCGGGTTCTGA
- a CDS encoding DUF1471 domain-containing protein gives MKGLVNDVLSIFYPKSVKPVLIRSGLSHREIASLQAVGVTTVSWATSMEELNNAIVKKALDAGAVGYHITNVESHKPGKEEQHVMAATATFYHINHKVAYD, from the coding sequence ATGAAAGGCTTAGTAAATGATGTTTTATCCATATTTTATCCGAAGTCTGTTAAGCCTGTTTTGATCCGCAGCGGATTATCACATCGTGAAATAGCCTCCCTGCAAGCTGTTGGTGTAACAACGGTTTCCTGGGCTACCTCCATGGAAGAACTCAACAATGCGATTGTTAAAAAAGCGTTAGATGCCGGTGCGGTCGGTTATCACATTACTAATGTGGAATCCCATAAACCGGGTAAAGAGGAACAACACGTCATGGCGGCCACCGCGACATTTTATCATATCAACCATAAAGTGGCCTATGACTGA